Proteins encoded within one genomic window of Halobacteroides halobius DSM 5150:
- a CDS encoding basic amino acid ABC transporter substrate-binding protein: MKKILLFSLLIGLLVVTGCGQQEATTWSKIQNKGKLVVGMDAAYRPFEYHNQNDKIVGFDVDMLQAVADQLGVKLVIKDTAWDGIIPGLKAKKYDVIASAMTITEQREKAVDFSNPYFNAGQVVAVLDSNNTIKSVDDLTGKVVGVQLGTTGDLKVSKMEGIKKIKRYGKIPQAFIELQNGRLDAVVNDLPVTAAYIMKKPNVKIVGEPFTSEQYGIAIREADDKLTKKVNAAIKKIKENGTYDKIYNKWFK; this comes from the coding sequence GTGAAAAAAATATTATTATTTTCTTTATTAATAGGATTATTGGTAGTGACAGGATGTGGACAACAAGAAGCGACAACTTGGTCTAAAATCCAAAACAAGGGTAAGCTAGTAGTAGGAATGGATGCAGCTTATAGACCATTTGAATATCACAATCAGAATGATAAGATTGTAGGTTTTGATGTGGATATGTTACAAGCTGTTGCAGATCAGCTAGGAGTTAAATTGGTCATTAAAGATACGGCTTGGGATGGAATTATCCCTGGGTTGAAGGCTAAAAAGTATGATGTAATTGCTTCTGCAATGACAATTACTGAACAACGAGAGAAGGCTGTTGATTTTTCTAATCCTTACTTTAATGCTGGACAGGTGGTTGCTGTTTTAGATAGTAATAACACAATTAAAAGTGTAGATGATCTAACAGGAAAAGTAGTAGGAGTTCAGTTAGGGACTACAGGTGATTTAAAGGTTAGTAAGATGGAAGGTATTAAAAAGATCAAACGATACGGTAAGATACCACAAGCTTTTATTGAGTTACAAAATGGTCGTTTAGATGCAGTAGTTAATGATCTTCCTGTAACAGCAGCATATATTATGAAAAAACCAAACGTTAAAATAGTAGGAGAACCATTTACTAGTGAACAATATGGAATTGCAATTAGAGAAGCAGATGATAAGCTAACGAAGAAGGTTAACGCTGCTATTAAGAAGATTAAAGAAAATGGCACTTACGATAAAATTTATAATAAGTGGTTTAAATAA
- the neuB gene encoding N-acetylneuraminate synthase — protein MSKKIKVGTKAIAEDQPCFIIAEAGSNHNQDLDRAKELIDVAAEAGVDAVKFQTFTADKIAAKTEDEVMKLGDEYDTADHLYELYQDLELPREWQTELRGYAREKGLIFLSTPFDYEAVDQLDELGMPAFKIASFECIDLPFLKYIAKKDKPIILSTGMANLGEIEEALEAIYQTGNEQVVVLHCGINYPMPMEDVNLAAMDTIKQAFQVSVGYSDHTLGINVPIAAVARGAKVIEKHYTLDRDLAGPDHKFALEPDELKEMVTGIREIESAIGSPIKKHVESEEVHYQRGRRSIFAIKDIKEGTKITEDMVKILRPGIGLKPKYYDLVIGREAQQDIEANEPITWEKI, from the coding sequence ATGAGTAAAAAAATTAAAGTTGGGACTAAAGCTATAGCAGAAGATCAACCATGTTTTATAATTGCTGAAGCAGGGAGTAATCATAATCAAGATTTAGATCGAGCTAAAGAATTAATTGATGTAGCTGCAGAAGCAGGAGTAGATGCGGTAAAATTCCAGACTTTTACTGCAGATAAGATAGCTGCTAAGACAGAAGATGAAGTTATGAAATTAGGAGATGAATATGATACTGCTGATCATCTTTATGAACTTTATCAAGATTTAGAACTACCACGGGAATGGCAGACAGAATTAAGAGGTTATGCTAGGGAAAAAGGATTAATATTTCTTTCAACTCCCTTTGATTATGAAGCTGTTGATCAACTGGATGAATTAGGTATGCCAGCTTTTAAGATAGCATCTTTTGAATGTATTGATCTCCCTTTCTTGAAATATATAGCGAAAAAAGATAAGCCAATTATCTTATCTACTGGAATGGCTAATCTAGGAGAGATAGAAGAAGCTTTAGAAGCTATTTATCAAACAGGAAATGAACAAGTGGTTGTACTCCACTGTGGGATTAATTATCCTATGCCTATGGAGGATGTAAACTTGGCAGCTATGGATACTATCAAACAAGCTTTTCAAGTTTCTGTAGGATATTCGGATCATACTTTAGGAATTAATGTACCAATAGCAGCTGTAGCAAGAGGAGCTAAGGTTATTGAGAAGCATTATACTCTTGATCGAGATTTAGCAGGCCCAGACCATAAGTTTGCTCTAGAGCCTGATGAATTAAAAGAGATGGTAACAGGAATTCGAGAAATCGAATCAGCTATAGGTAGTCCAATAAAGAAGCATGTAGAGTCTGAAGAAGTTCACTATCAGAGAGGACGGCGGAGTATATTTGCAATTAAGGATATTAAAGAGGGGACTAAGATAACTGAGGATATGGTTAAAATATTAAGGCCTGGTATTGGATTAAAGCCTAAGTACTATGACCTGGTAATTGGTCGGGAAGCTCAGCAAGATATTGAGGCTAATGAACCGATAACGTGGGAAAAAATATAG
- a CDS encoding DUF4910 domain-containing protein, producing MNKLFDKLFPICRSITGSGLRKTLEILSEYIPLKKFNVKTGTQVLNWTIPKEWRVREAWLKGPDGKKIVDFNNHNLHLLNYSTPINKKLPLEELKDHLHTIPNQPDAIPYVTSYYKRRWGFCLRHSTYEHLKPGKYHAYIDSELVEGELNYGHAILPGESNKEILISSYICHPSMANNELSGPIVAAFLYNRLSNWSKRRFTYRFVFAPETIGAISYLDRFGKELQENLYSGLILNCIGGRSDLSYKLSRQENSPIDNIVKHLFNVDDNTPEGKIRSFTPIYGSDERQYCSPGFNLPIGQMARLVYGYSEYHTSLDNKELMTIEALHHSVNELEQIIKALELNGYYINQYPYGEVKLDQYDLYPDINSKRYEEHFKDKVIKNRNQLDQVLTILNYSDGLHSLYQIVEDYNYNILELSHVIEILKSRGLLKGPYFKEEV from the coding sequence ATGAATAAACTATTTGATAAATTATTTCCTATCTGTAGAAGTATAACTGGTTCAGGCTTGCGAAAGACCTTAGAAATTTTAAGTGAATATATTCCATTAAAAAAGTTTAATGTTAAAACTGGAACTCAAGTACTTAATTGGACTATTCCTAAAGAATGGAGAGTTAGGGAAGCTTGGTTAAAAGGGCCTGACGGAAAGAAGATTGTAGATTTTAATAATCATAATCTTCACTTGTTAAATTATAGTACTCCAATTAATAAAAAATTACCTTTAGAAGAGCTTAAAGATCATCTTCATACTATTCCTAACCAACCAGATGCTATTCCTTATGTTACATCTTATTATAAGAGAAGATGGGGATTTTGTTTGCGTCACAGTACATATGAACATCTTAAACCTGGTAAGTATCATGCTTATATTGATAGTGAGTTAGTTGAAGGAGAATTGAATTATGGTCATGCTATTTTACCAGGAGAAAGCAATAAAGAGATATTGATCAGTTCCTATATTTGTCACCCTTCTATGGCTAATAATGAATTAAGTGGGCCAATTGTAGCTGCTTTTTTATATAATCGTCTTTCTAATTGGTCTAAACGAAGATTTACATATCGCTTTGTTTTTGCTCCAGAAACTATAGGGGCCATTTCTTATTTAGATAGATTCGGTAAAGAACTACAAGAAAATTTATACTCAGGATTAATATTAAATTGTATAGGTGGTAGATCAGACCTTAGTTATAAACTATCTAGGCAGGAGAATAGTCCAATAGATAATATAGTAAAACATTTGTTTAATGTTGATGATAATACTCCAGAAGGAAAGATTAGATCATTTACTCCTATTTATGGTTCTGATGAGCGACAATATTGTTCACCTGGTTTTAATCTTCCAATAGGACAAATGGCACGATTAGTATATGGTTATTCTGAATACCATACTTCTTTAGATAACAAAGAGTTAATGACTATTGAAGCGTTACATCATAGTGTTAATGAATTAGAACAGATTATTAAAGCACTTGAGTTGAATGGTTATTATATTAATCAGTATCCATATGGAGAAGTTAAGTTAGATCAATATGATTTATATCCTGATATAAATTCCAAACGATATGAAGAACATTTTAAAGATAAGGTGATAAAAAATAGAAATCAACTAGATCAAGTTTTAACTATACTTAATTATTCAGATGGTTTGCATTCTTTATATCAGATAGTTGAAGATTATAATTATAATATTTTAGAATTAAGTCATGTAATTGAAATATTAAAGAGCAGAGGATTATTAAAAGGACCATATTTTAAAGAGGAGGTTTAA
- a CDS encoding ATP-grasp domain-containing protein encodes MGTNILITTIGRRGTLTKIFKEELHKIGGKVIVTDNSSLAPALYQADDYYLTPRIDAPNYIDRILDICQKEDIKVIIPLLEQGFSILGQARDTFKQVGVELLLSSSKVFNLCKDKYNLYNYFREHEIATPETFLVEQLQEKNVSFPLFIKPRSGQGSQDTFIAKDRRGLDYFIDHMEEIVIQEYIQGTEYTIDTLSDLAGNLLSAVPRKRIEVRAGEVSKAVTVKEERLIKWAKEIIEGLGIVGPANLQAIITLEDEIKFIEVNPRFGGGVPLSYQAGVNYPKLITEMINGKDIEPFIGDFKEGLAMLRYDTPLFKAVGHES; translated from the coding sequence ATGGGTACTAATATTTTAATAACAACAATTGGCCGTAGAGGAACCTTAACCAAAATATTTAAAGAAGAATTACATAAAATAGGTGGTAAGGTTATTGTAACAGATAATAGTTCTTTAGCTCCAGCTTTATATCAGGCTGATGACTATTATTTAACTCCTAGAATAGATGCTCCTAATTATATAGACCGGATTTTAGATATTTGTCAGAAGGAAGATATTAAGGTGATAATCCCGTTGTTAGAACAGGGATTTAGTATATTGGGCCAAGCTCGGGATACCTTCAAGCAAGTAGGAGTTGAACTTCTATTATCTTCTAGTAAAGTATTTAATCTCTGTAAAGATAAATATAATCTTTATAATTATTTTAGGGAGCATGAAATCGCAACTCCTGAGACATTTTTAGTAGAGCAGTTACAAGAAAAAAATGTATCCTTTCCTCTCTTTATAAAACCTCGTTCTGGACAAGGTAGTCAAGATACATTTATAGCTAAAGACCGTAGAGGTTTAGATTACTTTATTGATCATATGGAGGAGATAGTAATTCAGGAATATATCCAAGGTACAGAGTATACTATAGATACTTTATCTGATCTAGCAGGAAACCTTTTATCAGCTGTCCCTCGTAAAAGAATTGAAGTCCGAGCTGGTGAAGTAAGTAAAGCCGTTACAGTAAAAGAGGAGAGGTTAATTAAGTGGGCCAAGGAGATAATCGAAGGCTTAGGTATAGTTGGCCCGGCGAATTTACAAGCAATTATTACTCTAGAAGATGAGATTAAGTTTATTGAGGTTAATCCTCGCTTTGGTGGTGGAGTTCCTCTTTCTTATCAAGCAGGAGTTAATTATCCTAAGTTGATTACTGAAATGATTAACGGTAAAGATATAGAACCATTTATTGGAGACTTTAAAGAGGGGTTAGCTATGTTAAGATATGATACGCCATTGTTTAAAGCTGTGGGTCATGAGTCTTGA
- the rfbD gene encoding dTDP-4-dehydrorhamnose reductase: MKILITGGKGQLGLDLKKLLDKEHEVYAWDIDELDITQGEEVINKIAGLNPEIIIHAAAYTDVDGCEENMNLAYQVNAYGTRNVAVACQECNARLVYISTDFVFDGTKDKPYIEFDQANPLNIYGESKLAGEEFVKNLLNRYYIVRTAWLYGEDGNNFIKTMLELAKKKESLDVVNDQVGSPTYTRDLSQAIQELITTDLYGIYHVSNSGESSWYQFARKIFEYTETEIEVNPVTSQEFTRLATRPKYSVMQNYSLEQGLDYKMRNWEEALKDYLN; the protein is encoded by the coding sequence ATGAAGATATTAATCACAGGAGGTAAAGGACAGTTAGGGTTAGATTTAAAAAAATTATTAGATAAAGAGCATGAAGTTTATGCTTGGGATATAGATGAACTAGATATAACTCAAGGAGAAGAAGTAATAAATAAGATAGCAGGTTTAAATCCAGAGATAATAATCCATGCCGCAGCTTACACAGATGTGGATGGTTGTGAAGAAAATATGAATTTAGCTTACCAAGTAAATGCCTATGGAACTAGAAATGTAGCAGTAGCATGCCAAGAATGTAATGCTAGACTTGTTTATATAAGTACAGATTTTGTATTTGATGGTACTAAGGACAAGCCATATATAGAGTTTGATCAAGCTAACCCATTGAATATTTATGGAGAGTCTAAACTAGCGGGAGAAGAGTTTGTTAAGAACTTATTAAATAGATATTATATCGTTAGAACTGCTTGGTTATATGGAGAAGATGGTAATAATTTTATTAAAACAATGTTAGAATTAGCTAAAAAAAAGGAATCATTAGATGTTGTAAATGACCAAGTTGGTTCCCCAACTTATACCAGAGATCTGTCTCAAGCAATTCAAGAGTTAATTACTACTGATTTATATGGAATTTATCATGTTTCGAATAGTGGAGAGTCTTCTTGGTATCAATTTGCTAGAAAAATATTTGAGTATACTGAGACTGAAATAGAAGTAAATCCAGTAACTTCTCAAGAATTTACTAGACTTGCTACTAGACCAAAGTACTCTGTTATGCAGAATTATTCTTTAGAACAAGGTTTAGACTATAAAATGAGAAATTGGGAAGAGGCTTTAAAGGATTATTTAAATTAA
- a CDS encoding flagellar protein FlaG — translation MKVSKANNKLATENVNSKIEQTQQVQEVNNKNNQSASEQEKGFTKEKLQEGVNKLNEAVQAFHEELQFELHKESGRLMTKVVNTESNEVIKEIPPKEVLDMLGKIKEMVGLFLDEKI, via the coding sequence ATGAAAGTATCTAAGGCCAATAATAAGTTGGCAACTGAAAATGTAAACTCAAAGATAGAGCAGACTCAACAGGTGCAAGAGGTAAATAATAAGAATAATCAATCAGCCTCTGAGCAAGAGAAAGGATTTACCAAAGAAAAGTTACAAGAAGGCGTAAATAAGTTAAATGAAGCTGTGCAAGCATTTCATGAAGAATTACAGTTTGAACTTCACAAAGAAAGCGGAAGACTGATGACTAAAGTAGTAAATACTGAAAGCAATGAAGTAATAAAAGAGATACCACCTAAAGAAGTATTAGATATGTTAGGAAAGATTAAAGAAATGGTTGGTTTATTTTTAGATGAGAAAATATAG
- a CDS encoding HAD family hydrolase yields the protein MIKAIIFDLDDTLYHELEYVKSGFRAVSNYIADKYPISSEGFYKVLLSILKKEGRGQTFDLALEEFGLSLKEVPEMVNLYRIHQPESFRLYPDAERAFNRLSGDYKLGLITDGISKVQWNKIEALGIKDRFDYILVSDDHGRENRKPAPFLYQKMIEEFEVSPQEAVYIGDNPDKDFVTAKKLGLKTVRIIRQQGMHINKKLSEKYEADYEIESLDELEEII from the coding sequence ATGATTAAAGCAATAATATTTGATTTAGATGATACCTTATATCATGAATTAGAATATGTTAAAAGTGGATTTAGGGCAGTTAGTAATTATATTGCTGATAAATATCCTATTTCTAGTGAAGGGTTTTATAAAGTATTATTATCTATTTTAAAAAAAGAAGGAAGAGGGCAGACCTTTGATTTAGCCTTAGAAGAATTTGGATTATCTTTAAAAGAAGTCCCAGAGATGGTGAATCTATATCGTATTCATCAACCAGAGAGTTTTAGGTTATATCCTGACGCTGAACGAGCCTTCAATAGATTGTCAGGGGATTATAAGCTAGGATTAATTACAGATGGTATTTCTAAAGTTCAGTGGAATAAGATAGAGGCTCTTGGGATTAAAGATAGATTTGATTATATTCTTGTTAGTGATGACCATGGAAGAGAGAATCGCAAACCTGCTCCTTTCTTATATCAGAAGATGATTGAAGAATTTGAGGTTAGTCCACAGGAGGCGGTATATATTGGGGATAATCCTGATAAAGACTTTGTAACTGCTAAAAAATTAGGGTTAAAGACAGTACGTATTATTAGACAACAAGGAATGCATATTAATAAGAAACTATCTGAAAAGTATGAGGCTGATTATGAGATTGAATCTTTGGATGAGTTGGAGGAGATTATATGA
- a CDS encoding formyltransferase family protein, giving the protein MKVLLLTGSHCRHLYLAKKLLESNFLTGLLIEKREEFIPQPPKGLDEIDHNNFIRHFEGRAEAERSIFGRIDDSEFHGISKIKINQQKLNSDKVKKWIKKQNPDIVLTYGVHIINDDLLAEFPDYSWNVHGGLSPWYRGCITLFWPFYFLQPNWAGMTIHYLSSELDGGEIVHHSRPELKYGDGIHDVGARAVVQVADDLVKILGLLKKGEKLPKESQKSTGKLFLARDWKLEHLRLIYNTFDNNIVDYYLDGKFNPEAPQLVKAFKD; this is encoded by the coding sequence ATGAAAGTATTATTATTAACTGGTTCTCACTGTCGACATTTATATTTAGCTAAGAAGTTACTAGAATCTAATTTTCTTACTGGATTATTAATTGAAAAACGAGAAGAATTTATACCACAACCTCCTAAAGGATTGGATGAAATTGATCATAATAATTTTATTCGTCACTTTGAAGGTCGAGCTGAAGCAGAAAGAAGTATTTTTGGGAGAATAGATGATTCAGAATTCCATGGGATTTCTAAAATAAAAATAAATCAACAAAAGCTTAATAGTGATAAGGTTAAAAAATGGATTAAGAAACAAAATCCAGATATAGTGTTAACTTATGGTGTACATATTATCAATGATGATTTGTTAGCTGAATTTCCTGATTATTCTTGGAATGTTCATGGAGGTTTATCTCCCTGGTATCGAGGATGTATTACATTATTTTGGCCTTTTTATTTTTTGCAACCTAATTGGGCTGGTATGACAATTCATTATTTAAGTTCTGAACTTGATGGGGGAGAAATAGTCCATCATTCTAGACCAGAATTAAAATATGGAGATGGAATTCATGATGTAGGAGCTAGAGCAGTAGTTCAGGTAGCAGATGATTTAGTAAAAATTTTAGGTTTGCTAAAGAAAGGAGAAAAATTACCTAAAGAATCACAAAAATCAACTGGAAAATTATTTTTAGCAAGGGATTGGAAACTAGAGCATTTAAGATTAATTTATAATACTTTTGATAATAATATTGTAGATTATTATCTAGATGGAAAATTCAATCCTGAAGCTCCTCAATTAGTAAAAGCTTTTAAAGATTAA
- the rfbB gene encoding dTDP-glucose 4,6-dehydratase: MNILVTGGAGFIGSNFIHYMLSKYDNYHIINLDKLTYAGNLENLKEVENNPNYKFIKGDITNRELVEKIFIEYNINYVVNFAAESHVDRSIEDPDIFVKTNIRGTQVLLDIAKQYWLDCPKEAEVESLTTKFLQVSTDEVYGSLGEEGYFTEDTPLAPNSPYSASKASADMIVRAYHETFGLVVNITRCSNNYGPYQFPEKLIPFFLTNALADKELPLYGDGKNVRDWLYVKDHCRAIDVVLHQGKNGEVYNVGGNNEKTNIEITKAILKIVNKPESLINFVKDRLGHDRRYAIDSSKIQDELDWEPEYTFEEGIKDTIQWYLDNIKWWETVMSD; this comes from the coding sequence ATGAATATATTAGTAACTGGGGGAGCAGGATTTATAGGTAGTAACTTTATCCATTATATGTTAAGTAAATATGATAATTATCATATTATTAATTTAGATAAGCTAACTTATGCTGGGAATCTAGAAAATTTAAAAGAGGTAGAAAATAACCCTAATTATAAGTTTATTAAAGGAGATATTACGAATAGAGAGTTAGTAGAAAAGATCTTTATTGAGTATAATATTAATTATGTGGTTAACTTTGCTGCAGAATCACATGTTGATAGAAGCATAGAAGACCCAGATATTTTTGTGAAGACCAATATTAGAGGAACACAAGTCTTGCTAGATATTGCTAAGCAATACTGGTTAGATTGTCCTAAAGAAGCCGAAGTAGAGTCATTAACAACTAAATTCTTACAAGTGTCGACTGATGAAGTTTATGGTTCCCTTGGAGAAGAAGGATATTTTACAGAAGACACCCCTTTGGCACCTAATAGTCCTTATTCTGCCAGTAAAGCTAGTGCAGATATGATAGTGCGGGCTTATCATGAAACTTTTGGATTAGTAGTGAATATTACTCGTTGTTCTAATAATTATGGGCCATATCAATTTCCAGAAAAATTAATTCCATTTTTCTTGACTAATGCTTTAGCTGATAAAGAATTACCTCTTTATGGAGACGGAAAAAATGTACGTGATTGGCTTTATGTTAAAGATCATTGTCGGGCAATAGATGTAGTACTTCATCAAGGAAAAAATGGTGAAGTATATAATGTAGGTGGTAATAATGAAAAGACAAATATTGAAATTACTAAAGCTATTTTAAAAATAGTTAATAAGCCAGAATCATTAATTAATTTTGTTAAGGATAGATTAGGGCATGATCGTAGATATGCTATTGACTCAAGTAAGATTCAAGATGAATTGGATTGGGAGCCTGAGTATACTTTTGAAGAAGGGATTAAAGATACAATTCAATGGTACTTAGATAATATCAAATGGTGGGAGACAGTAATGAGTGATTAG
- a CDS encoding cytidylyltransferase domain-containing protein yields MNRNKKVVAIVQARMGSSRLPGKVAKEIVGRPMLAHLIERLKYFDRLDQIVIATSDKEIDDRVVEIAKNSKVDFYRGSEDDVLSRYIEAAQKFKADVIVRITGDCPLIDPMTIDKAVTKFLNSDYDYFRLNVGDNGYPRGLDTEIFSSDTLLKVEEFVLKEEENKDNPYREHVTFYINRHPDKFKITSHNPKEDLKRNYRLCVDEIDDFKLIKELYQRLYQIGEIINIQDVIRLLDDNSELAQINRKVQQKKV; encoded by the coding sequence ATGAATCGTAACAAAAAAGTAGTTGCAATTGTGCAAGCACGGATGGGATCATCAAGATTGCCAGGTAAAGTTGCTAAAGAAATAGTAGGTCGGCCAATGTTGGCTCATTTGATTGAAAGATTAAAGTATTTTGATAGATTAGATCAGATTGTAATCGCTACCAGTGATAAAGAGATAGATGATAGAGTAGTAGAAATTGCCAAAAACTCAAAGGTTGATTTTTATCGTGGATCAGAAGATGATGTTTTATCTCGTTATATAGAGGCTGCTCAGAAATTTAAAGCTGATGTAATAGTCCGGATTACAGGTGATTGTCCTTTAATTGACCCTATGACTATTGATAAAGCAGTTACTAAGTTTTTGAATTCTGATTATGATTATTTCAGGTTAAATGTTGGTGATAATGGATACCCACGGGGTTTGGATACAGAAATTTTTTCTTCTGATACTTTATTAAAAGTAGAAGAGTTTGTGTTGAAAGAGGAAGAAAATAAAGATAATCCTTATCGGGAACATGTGACCTTTTATATTAATCGCCATCCTGATAAATTTAAAATAACAAGTCATAACCCTAAAGAAGATCTTAAACGAAATTATAGATTATGTGTTGATGAAATAGATGATTTTAAATTGATAAAAGAGCTTTATCAAAGACTATATCAAATAGGAGAAATAATTAATATTCAAGATGTAATTAGATTATTGGATGATAATTCTGAATTAGCTCAAATTAATAGAAAGGTGCAGCAGAAGAAGGTATAA
- the pseG gene encoding UDP-2,4-diacetamido-2,4,6-trideoxy-beta-L-altropyranose hydrolase produces MKNIAFRVDGGPTIGMGHLMRCLALATAFPDEVDIFFITKEEKSVEKLLQEYNINLITISSNLDYKEEIEKLKEIVIKYKLDTLITDSYQIDQNYLLELKKTVTKLISIHDFAPFVFPSDIMINGNIYAPSLDYHSLNGNTDFLLGTDYTLLREEFTNLSRQVIKDQVENILITFGGSDPLELTDRVLATLNQIDSNLIDQDKLHLDIVVGPGFSNLEKIIEEVQESKFEVALHFNITQISQLMLKSDLAISAGGSTLYELAATGTPAIVLLQADNQILAAQTMEEKGIIINLGFWDKTKEEKLVATLIDLMKKPKLRYQMSRKAQSLVDGQGIKRCVERILSDSVSNGCQ; encoded by the coding sequence ATGAAGAATATAGCTTTTCGAGTTGATGGTGGGCCAACAATCGGGATGGGCCATCTAATGCGTTGTCTAGCTTTAGCTACAGCTTTTCCTGATGAGGTAGATATATTCTTTATAACTAAGGAAGAGAAGAGTGTAGAGAAGTTATTACAAGAATATAATATTAACCTGATTACTATTTCTTCTAATCTGGATTATAAAGAGGAGATAGAAAAATTAAAAGAGATAGTCATAAAGTATAAGTTAGATACCTTAATTACAGACTCTTATCAAATAGATCAAAATTATTTACTTGAACTCAAAAAGACAGTAACTAAATTAATTTCTATTCATGACTTTGCTCCTTTTGTTTTCCCTTCAGATATCATGATTAATGGCAATATTTATGCTCCTAGCTTAGATTACCATTCTTTGAATGGGAATACAGATTTTCTATTAGGAACAGATTATACTTTACTCCGTGAAGAATTTACTAATTTATCTAGGCAGGTAATTAAAGATCAGGTAGAGAATATATTAATTACCTTTGGAGGTAGTGATCCTTTAGAATTAACTGATAGGGTATTAGCAACCTTAAATCAAATAGATAGTAATTTAATTGATCAAGATAAATTACATCTTGATATTGTTGTTGGCCCTGGATTTAGTAATCTAGAAAAAATTATTGAAGAGGTGCAGGAGAGTAAGTTTGAAGTTGCCCTTCATTTTAATATTACTCAGATAAGCCAACTAATGCTAAAGAGTGATTTAGCAATCTCAGCAGGGGGGAGCACTTTATATGAATTAGCTGCAACGGGAACACCTGCAATTGTATTATTACAAGCAGACAACCAGATCTTAGCTGCTCAAACTATGGAAGAAAAGGGTATAATTATTAATTTAGGATTTTGGGATAAAACTAAAGAAGAGAAATTAGTAGCTACTTTAATAGATTTAATGAAAAAGCCAAAATTAAGATATCAAATGAGTAGAAAAGCTCAAAGCCTTGTTGATGGACAAGGGATTAAGAGATGTGTAGAACGAATACTTAGTGATAGTGTCAGTAATGGGTGCCAGTAA
- the rfbC gene encoding dTDP-4-dehydrorhamnose 3,5-epimerase, with the protein MSKFKKIKTSINDLYIIEPTVFEDDRGFFMESHNQREFAQIGMDMNFVQDNHSKSTKGTLRGLHFQVKHSQGKLVRVIKGQAYDVAVDLRENSNTYGEYFGVLLSAENKKMFYIPEGFAHGFLALSEEMEFIYKTTDYYCPECEGGIIWNDNDINIDWPLEEYELTKEQLLLSDKDRKLPTLKEFNRDN; encoded by the coding sequence ATGTCTAAATTTAAGAAAATTAAAACTTCCATAAATGATCTCTACATAATAGAACCAACTGTTTTTGAAGATGATAGAGGCTTTTTTATGGAAAGCCATAATCAAAGAGAGTTTGCTCAAATTGGCATGGATATGAATTTTGTTCAAGATAATCACTCTAAATCAACAAAAGGAACTTTGCGAGGCCTTCACTTTCAGGTTAAACATTCTCAAGGAAAGCTAGTTAGAGTTATTAAGGGACAGGCTTATGATGTAGCTGTTGATTTAAGAGAAAATTCTAATACTTATGGAGAGTATTTTGGAGTTCTCTTATCTGCTGAAAATAAAAAAATGTTTTATATTCCAGAAGGGTTTGCTCATGGTTTTTTGGCCTTAAGCGAAGAAATGGAATTTATTTATAAGACAACAGATTATTATTGTCCTGAGTGTGAAGGTGGTATTATTTGGAATGACAATGATATAAATATAGATTGGCCTTTAGAGGAGTATGAACTTACAAAAGAGCAGTTATTGCTTTCAGATAAGGATAGGAAATTACCAACGTTAAAGGAATTCAATCGTGATAACTGA